One Leptolyngbya sp. SIO1E4 genomic region harbors:
- the pstS gene encoding phosphate ABC transporter substrate-binding protein PstS has protein sequence MLQKFAAQIDLRKVAALALVVGITACGGGTTTTETPTEGGEETAAAGGEAAGEKIFDGNVALTGAGASFPAPIYQNWFVELNKKVPELQVNYQSVGSGAGVEQFTAETVNFGASDVAMEDEEIAAIEKGVLLLPMTAGAIVMAYNLPGVDSGLNLTRDAYVDILLGNITNWNDPAIADANPDATLPDLPITVVHRSDGSGTTGVFTKHLSAISEDWASAIGEGKSVEWPTTGTFVGGKGNEGVTAQIQQTEGAIGYVEYGYATNNGLAVAALENSSGNFIEPSGESASATLDAVELPENLRAFITDPEGAESYPVVTYTWMMVYETYDDPELAKAVEVMVEYGLNEGQEAAPQLGYIALPKSVRDRVAEIADGLSPDYEITVQ, from the coding sequence ATGCTTCAAAAATTTGCCGCACAAATCGATTTACGTAAGGTTGCTGCATTAGCTCTGGTTGTGGGCATAACCGCTTGCGGTGGTGGCACAACTACGACTGAAACCCCTACCGAGGGTGGTGAAGAGACTGCTGCCGCGGGCGGCGAAGCTGCTGGTGAAAAGATCTTTGATGGCAACGTTGCTTTGACCGGTGCAGGTGCATCTTTCCCCGCACCTATCTATCAGAACTGGTTCGTTGAACTCAATAAAAAGGTGCCTGAACTTCAGGTGAACTACCAGTCCGTGGGTAGCGGTGCTGGGGTTGAGCAATTTACCGCTGAGACCGTGAACTTCGGTGCCAGTGATGTCGCAATGGAAGATGAAGAGATCGCGGCTATCGAGAAGGGCGTGCTTCTCCTCCCGATGACTGCAGGGGCCATCGTCATGGCGTACAACCTGCCTGGGGTTGATTCTGGTCTGAACCTCACCCGTGACGCTTACGTCGACATTCTGCTGGGCAACATCACCAACTGGAATGATCCAGCGATCGCGGATGCCAACCCGGATGCCACCCTGCCTGACCTGCCGATTACGGTAGTTCACCGCTCTGACGGTAGTGGGACAACTGGCGTCTTCACCAAGCACCTGAGTGCTATCAGCGAAGACTGGGCATCTGCCATTGGTGAGGGTAAGAGCGTTGAGTGGCCCACCACTGGGACATTTGTCGGCGGTAAAGGGAACGAAGGTGTCACTGCTCAGATTCAGCAAACTGAGGGTGCCATTGGCTACGTCGAGTACGGCTACGCTACCAACAACGGTTTGGCTGTTGCTGCCCTAGAAAACTCCTCTGGCAACTTCATTGAGCCAAGTGGTGAGTCTGCTTCGGCTACTTTGGATGCGGTGGAACTGCCTGAGAACCTGCGGGCCTTTATCACCGATCCAGAAGGGGCAGAATCTTACCCCGTTGTGACCTATACCTGGATGATGGTGTACGAAACCTATGATGACCCCGAGCTTGCCAAGGCGGTTGAAGTCATGGTTGAGTACGGCCTGAACGAAGGTCAAGAAGCCGCTCCTCAGTTGGGCTATATTGCGCTACCGAAGAGTGTGCGTGACCGTGTTGCTGAGATTGCTGATGGCCTGAGCCCTGATTACGAAATCACCGTTCAGTAG
- the pstC gene encoding phosphate ABC transporter permease subunit PstC yields the protein MTASDTPNTRSRSAGEKSFDKFFVGLTVAFAVGTGLLLLAIAIVILLQSVPAIGEFGLNFLWNSAWNPVEGREEYGALPMIYGTLVSSFIALLIAVPLGIGTAIFLSENFIPLKVRTVLVFMVELLAAIPSVVYGLWGIFVLIPFLKGIGDWLYGNFGWFPLFSTAPVGPGMLPAGVILSIMILPIITAISRDSLAALPPDLRQASLGIGATRWGTIFRVLIPAAISGIVGGIMLAMGRAMGETMAATMIIGNSNQLNVSLLAPANTIASLLANQFAEAKGLQVSALMYAAFVLMVMTLVVNVLAEVIVNKIRAKYD from the coding sequence GTGACCGCTTCGGACACCCCCAATACGAGAAGTCGTTCAGCAGGTGAAAAATCGTTTGACAAATTCTTTGTTGGCCTGACGGTGGCCTTCGCAGTAGGAACCGGTTTGTTGCTGCTGGCGATCGCGATTGTCATCCTGCTGCAGTCGGTGCCTGCCATTGGGGAATTTGGTCTCAACTTCCTCTGGAACAGCGCTTGGAACCCAGTCGAGGGGCGGGAGGAATACGGCGCACTCCCAATGATTTACGGAACTTTGGTGAGTTCCTTCATTGCGCTGCTGATTGCAGTGCCTCTGGGCATCGGAACCGCAATTTTTCTGAGTGAGAATTTCATTCCCCTCAAAGTTCGCACCGTTCTGGTTTTCATGGTTGAACTGCTGGCCGCGATTCCGAGTGTGGTGTACGGGCTCTGGGGAATTTTCGTGCTGATTCCGTTTCTGAAAGGAATTGGGGATTGGCTCTACGGCAATTTTGGCTGGTTTCCGCTCTTTAGCACCGCTCCTGTAGGCCCTGGAATGTTACCTGCTGGGGTAATTTTGTCGATTATGATTTTGCCCATTATCACCGCTATCTCCCGCGATTCGCTGGCGGCGCTGCCCCCTGACTTGCGGCAGGCGTCTCTGGGCATTGGGGCAACCCGTTGGGGCACGATCTTTCGGGTTTTGATTCCAGCTGCCATCTCGGGGATTGTAGGCGGTATCATGCTGGCGATGGGCCGAGCCATGGGTGAAACAATGGCCGCCACCATGATTATTGGTAACTCTAACCAGCTCAATGTGTCTCTATTGGCTCCGGCCAATACCATTGCCTCTCTGTTGGCCAACCAGTTTGCCGAGGCCAAGGGCTTGCAGGTATCAGCACTGATGTATGCAGCCTTTGTCTTAATGGTGATGACTTTGGTCGTCAACGTTTTGGCGGAGGTGATTGTGAATAAAATTCGCGCTAAATACGACTAA
- the pstA gene encoding phosphate ABC transporter permease PstA translates to MTSFPANSAEPLDLKGLRKDPSRSRDLFNIVMTVISGLCLLLTLVPLVLVLAFVMVQGFSRINVGLFVELPPPPGLDGGGIANAILGTIIVVAIATLIAVPFGVMAAVYLSEFSEGSQIARWVRFFTNVLSGVPSIISGVFVYALLVRTGFTGYSAVAGGVALAVLMLPTIIRTTDEALQIIPQEIRWASVGVGSSRYQTVLQIVLPAAVPSILTGVTLAIARAAGETAPLIFTALFSPFWPSGAFNPIASLSVLVYNFAIVPFKPQQELAWAGSLILVLLVLVTSITARVATSRKTF, encoded by the coding sequence ATGACAAGTTTTCCTGCAAATTCAGCAGAACCTCTAGACCTTAAGGGGCTACGGAAAGATCCGTCTCGCTCCCGCGACTTGTTTAACATCGTCATGACGGTCATTTCAGGGCTCTGTCTGCTGCTCACCCTCGTTCCACTCGTGTTGGTGTTGGCTTTTGTAATGGTTCAGGGGTTTAGTCGTATTAATGTAGGGCTGTTTGTTGAGCTGCCCCCACCCCCAGGGCTAGACGGCGGGGGGATTGCTAACGCCATTCTTGGTACCATCATTGTGGTAGCTATCGCTACCCTGATTGCCGTCCCGTTTGGGGTGATGGCAGCTGTCTATCTCTCAGAATTTAGTGAAGGTAGTCAGATTGCTCGCTGGGTGCGCTTTTTTACCAACGTCTTAAGTGGCGTACCGTCTATTATTTCTGGGGTGTTTGTGTATGCGCTATTGGTGCGAACCGGCTTCACAGGGTATTCTGCCGTTGCTGGGGGCGTAGCGTTAGCGGTGTTGATGTTGCCTACGATTATTCGCACGACAGACGAAGCGCTGCAGATTATTCCTCAGGAAATTCGCTGGGCGTCGGTTGGCGTGGGGTCTTCCCGCTATCAAACGGTGCTGCAAATTGTCTTACCAGCGGCGGTGCCGTCTATTTTGACCGGAGTGACCCTGGCGATCGCACGGGCAGCCGGAGAGACCGCCCCGTTAATTTTCACCGCTTTGTTCTCGCCATTTTGGCCCAGTGGCGCCTTCAACCCCATTGCCAGCCTGTCTGTGTTGGTTTACAACTTCGCGATCGTACCGTTCAAACCCCAGCAGGAGCTTGCTTGGGCTGGCTCTTTGATTTTAGTGCTGCTGGTGTTGGTGACGAGTATCACTGCTCGTGTCGCCACCAGCCGCAAAACCTTCTAG
- a CDS encoding phosphate ABC transporter ATP-binding protein, whose protein sequence is MVNQTAVQPTTETVFSAENCDVYYGSYKALRDVWMDIPRNKITAFIGPSGCGKSTLLRCFNRLNDLIESFHLEGKIAYHGQNLYDPDIDPVEVRRRIGMVFQRPNPFPKTIYDNIAYGPRVNGFKGDKDAMDEIVETSLKRAVLWDEVKDKLNESGFSLSGGQQQRLCIARAVAVEPEVVLMDEPCSALDPISTLKIEELMMELREKYTIIIVTHNMQQATRVADRTAFFNAEATESGGKIGYLVEYDDTRVIFGEPKEQATRDYVTGRFG, encoded by the coding sequence ATGGTGAACCAAACAGCAGTCCAACCAACCACAGAGACTGTTTTTAGCGCCGAAAATTGCGACGTCTATTACGGCAGCTATAAGGCGTTGCGAGATGTCTGGATGGACATTCCTCGAAATAAAATTACGGCGTTTATTGGCCCCTCTGGTTGTGGTAAGAGTACGCTGCTGCGCTGTTTCAATCGGCTCAACGATCTGATTGAATCGTTTCACCTGGAGGGCAAGATTGCCTACCACGGTCAAAACCTCTACGATCCTGACATTGACCCGGTTGAAGTCCGCCGTCGGATTGGCATGGTTTTCCAGCGTCCGAACCCTTTCCCTAAAACTATTTACGACAACATTGCCTACGGACCTCGGGTCAACGGCTTTAAAGGGGATAAAGACGCGATGGATGAAATCGTCGAAACCTCTCTCAAACGAGCTGTTCTATGGGATGAAGTCAAAGACAAGCTCAACGAGAGTGGCTTTTCTCTCTCGGGGGGGCAGCAACAGCGATTGTGTATTGCCCGAGCTGTTGCGGTTGAGCCGGAAGTCGTGCTGATGGACGAACCTTGCTCAGCGCTGGATCCGATCTCGACCCTCAAGATTGAGGAACTGATGATGGAGCTGCGAGAGAAGTACACCATCATCATCGTCACTCACAACATGCAGCAGGCGACTCGGGTTGCCGACAGAACCGCTTTCTTCAATGCTGAGGCCACCGAGTCTGGCGGGAAGATTGGTTACCTGGTGGAATATGACGACACACGGGTCATCTTTGGAGAACCGAAGGAACAGGCCACCCGCGATTACGTAACTGGGCGTTTCGGGTAG
- a CDS encoding low specificity L-threonine aldolase, producing MLEQFASDNYSGMCPEAIAALLAANQGHVSAYGEDPWTQKVADRFREIFETDCEVFFVFNGTAGNSLALASLCQSYHSVICHELAHIETDECGAPEFFSNGAKLLLGHGLNGKLTPEAIEAIVRKRTDIHYPKPKVVSLTQPTEVGTLYSLEELAAIRAVADRYDLKIHMDGARFANAIAALGCTPAAATWQQGVDVLCFGGTKNGLALGEAVIFFNKALAEDFDYRCKQAGQLASKMRFMSAPLLGVLEHDIWLHHARHANACAAYLTEQVSQIPQIKLLFPQQANAVFIELPEPVIQALHQKGWQFYTFIGKGGVRLMCGWNTTRDRIDALVADIKAEMHALSSC from the coding sequence TTGCTTGAGCAATTTGCGAGCGATAACTATTCGGGGATGTGTCCGGAGGCGATCGCGGCCTTGTTGGCGGCGAATCAGGGTCATGTGTCTGCCTATGGGGAAGATCCATGGACACAGAAAGTGGCTGATCGCTTTCGAGAAATTTTTGAGACGGACTGTGAGGTCTTTTTTGTCTTTAATGGCACGGCGGGGAATTCCCTGGCATTGGCGTCTCTTTGCCAGAGCTATCACAGCGTCATCTGTCATGAGCTGGCCCACATCGAAACGGATGAGTGTGGGGCACCGGAGTTTTTCTCTAATGGGGCGAAGCTGCTGCTGGGGCATGGGCTGAATGGCAAGCTCACCCCTGAGGCGATCGAGGCCATTGTGCGCAAGCGCACCGACATTCATTACCCCAAACCCAAGGTTGTTAGCCTGACCCAGCCCACTGAAGTGGGCACCCTCTATTCTCTCGAAGAGTTAGCGGCGATTCGTGCGGTGGCTGATCGCTATGACCTCAAAATTCATATGGATGGAGCCCGCTTTGCTAATGCGATCGCGGCCTTGGGCTGCACCCCAGCAGCGGCGACCTGGCAGCAGGGGGTTGATGTGCTGTGCTTTGGCGGCACCAAAAATGGCCTGGCCTTAGGAGAGGCGGTTATTTTCTTCAACAAAGCCCTGGCTGAAGATTTTGACTATCGCTGCAAACAGGCTGGTCAGCTAGCCTCTAAGATGCGATTTATGTCGGCCCCGCTGTTAGGGGTGCTGGAACATGACATCTGGCTGCACCATGCACGGCACGCCAATGCCTGTGCCGCCTATCTGACAGAGCAGGTTTCTCAAATTCCCCAAATCAAGCTGCTGTTTCCCCAACAGGCGAATGCTGTGTTTATAGAGTTGCCGGAGCCGGTGATTCAGGCGCTGCATCAAAAAGGCTGGCAGTTTTATACCTTCATCGGTAAGGGCGGGGTGCGGCTCATGTGCGGATGGAATACCACCCGCGATCGCATTGATGCCCTGGTCGCTGACATCAAAGCTGAAATGCATGCCCTCTCATCTTGTTGA
- a CDS encoding succinate dehydrogenase/fumarate reductase iron-sulfur subunit, which translates to MKIRLKIWRQASSNQPGKFEEYTVPNADPDMSFLELLDVLNEQLIQTGESPVEFDHDCREGICGSCGMMINGQAHGSQAQTAVCQLYLRHFQDGDMITLEPWRARAFPVIKDLVVDRSAFDRIMAAGGYISVKTGSAPEANSLPIPQNDADLAFDYAACIGCGACVAACPNASASLFTAAKIAHLSLLPQGHPERTQRVKAMTEQMAAESFGDCSNHGECEAVCPKGISIDAIARMRREYIRAHF; encoded by the coding sequence ATGAAAATTCGTCTTAAAATTTGGCGTCAAGCCAGCTCGAATCAACCTGGAAAGTTCGAGGAATACACGGTTCCGAATGCTGACCCTGACATGTCGTTTCTAGAACTGTTGGATGTGCTGAACGAACAGCTTATCCAGACGGGGGAGAGCCCTGTAGAGTTTGACCATGACTGTCGAGAGGGCATTTGTGGTTCCTGCGGGATGATGATTAACGGACAAGCTCACGGTTCGCAGGCCCAGACAGCCGTTTGCCAGCTATATCTGCGCCACTTTCAGGACGGCGACATGATTACGCTGGAGCCGTGGCGAGCCCGAGCGTTCCCTGTGATTAAAGACCTGGTGGTCGATCGCTCGGCCTTCGATCGCATCATGGCTGCTGGGGGCTACATTTCTGTGAAAACAGGGTCGGCTCCTGAGGCTAACAGCCTACCGATCCCCCAAAACGATGCGGACTTAGCCTTTGATTACGCGGCCTGTATTGGCTGTGGTGCCTGTGTTGCTGCCTGCCCCAATGCGTCTGCCTCCCTGTTCACAGCCGCTAAAATCGCTCATCTGTCTCTGCTCCCTCAAGGTCATCCCGAACGGACGCAGCGGGTTAAGGCAATGACTGAGCAAATGGCTGCCGAAAGCTTTGGGGATTGTTCTAACCATGGGGAATGTGAGGCGGTCTGTCCTAAGGGAATTTCTATTGATGCGATCGCGCGGATGAGACGGGAGTATATTCGGGCGCATTTTTAG
- the fabG gene encoding 3-oxoacyl-[acyl-carrier-protein] reductase has protein sequence MAAAVLTDKVAIVTGASRGIGRAVALTLAAAGAHVVVNYARSSTAADEVVAQIAEAGGSVIALQADVSKADQVDALVKATLDKWGRVDVLVNNAGIARDALLLRMKPEDWQAVVDLNLTGVFLCTRAISKIMLKQRAGRIINIASVAGLMGNPGQANYSAAKAGVIGFTKTVAKELAARGITANAVAPGFIQTDMTEDLSNTEEILKYIPLGRYGQPEEVAGLIRFLAADPAAGYITGQVLTIDGGMVM, from the coding sequence ATGGCAGCAGCAGTGCTAACCGATAAAGTGGCGATCGTCACCGGAGCCTCTCGGGGTATTGGCCGGGCGGTGGCGCTGACGTTAGCTGCAGCTGGTGCCCATGTGGTGGTGAACTATGCCCGCTCTAGCACTGCTGCAGATGAAGTAGTCGCCCAGATCGCAGAGGCCGGGGGCAGCGTGATCGCCCTGCAGGCCGACGTCTCTAAAGCCGATCAGGTGGATGCACTGGTCAAAGCCACCCTGGACAAATGGGGCCGAGTGGATGTGCTGGTCAACAATGCCGGGATTGCCCGCGATGCGCTATTGCTGCGGATGAAGCCAGAAGATTGGCAGGCAGTCGTTGACCTGAACTTAACCGGGGTCTTTCTCTGTACCCGTGCGATCAGCAAAATTATGCTGAAGCAGCGCGCCGGGCGCATCATCAATATTGCCTCGGTCGCTGGGCTCATGGGCAATCCTGGGCAGGCCAACTACAGTGCCGCCAAAGCTGGGGTGATTGGCTTCACCAAAACCGTGGCGAAGGAATTGGCGGCGCGAGGCATCACCGCGAATGCAGTTGCCCCCGGCTTTATCCAAACAGATATGACGGAAGACCTGTCTAATACCGAAGAGATTCTCAAATATATTCCCCTCGGGCGCTACGGCCAGCCAGAAGAGGTGGCCGGGTTGATTCGTTTCTTAGCAGCAGATCCCGCTGCTGGGTATATCACGGGGCAGGTGCTCACCATCGACGGCGGCATGGTGATGTAG
- the trxA gene encoding thioredoxin, whose amino-acid sequence MATKQQFKSFADLLAHSDRPVLVDFYATWCGPCQMMAPILEQVNTQLQGQITVAKIDTDRYPQIASQYQIHALPTLVLFKQGQPVERIEGVLVAEQLMQRLQPHL is encoded by the coding sequence ATGGCTACTAAACAACAATTCAAAAGTTTCGCTGATTTATTGGCCCATAGCGATCGCCCTGTACTGGTCGATTTTTACGCTACCTGGTGTGGCCCCTGTCAGATGATGGCCCCCATTTTAGAGCAGGTGAATACCCAGCTACAGGGACAGATCACGGTCGCCAAAATTGATACGGATCGCTATCCCCAGATTGCGTCGCAATATCAGATTCATGCCTTGCCGACGCTGGTTTTGTTCAAACAGGGGCAGCCGGTTGAGCGTATTGAGGGGGTGCTAGTGGCTGAGCAGTTGATGCAGCGGTTACAGCCTCATCTGTAG
- a CDS encoding low temperature requirement protein A, which produces MPRHPLQLLRLHLGEGREPDRHATWLELFFDLVFVFAIAELAHLLHSDLSWAGIAGFTALFVPVWWLWIDFSYYADQFDVDDGPYRLVILGVMFGLVVMALTIQNALHGGSAEFATIYATLRLVIIALYLQAWRFVPQARELTARYVVSFSVAFLLWVLSIAVPEPARFWIWAVALFIEISNGPITHLTIRTVPTHKSHMDERFGLFVIIVLGEAMVAVATGVSETDWQWPSVLTGMGGFLTAVSLWWMYFERADDSTINWALRGGKRALLRSYIYGYSHVLAFMGIVATGVGIQFAIEAAAGHGFIVEARTVLCGGVALFLTGVTTLQWAAPCSLPQRVIVARSLLALLALCLIPLGAVIAPWGIVLLLSLSLTALNRFDGIPLSRA; this is translated from the coding sequence ATGCCTCGCCACCCGCTTCAATTGCTGCGGCTACACCTGGGAGAAGGCCGCGAGCCTGACCGCCATGCTACCTGGCTAGAGCTATTTTTTGACCTGGTCTTTGTCTTTGCGATCGCCGAGCTGGCCCACCTGCTCCACAGCGATTTGAGCTGGGCGGGCATCGCGGGCTTTACAGCGCTCTTTGTGCCGGTGTGGTGGTTATGGATTGACTTTAGCTACTACGCTGACCAGTTCGACGTCGATGATGGCCCCTATCGTCTGGTCATCCTGGGGGTGATGTTTGGGCTGGTAGTCATGGCCCTCACGATTCAAAATGCGCTGCACGGTGGGTCTGCTGAGTTTGCCACCATCTATGCGACCCTGCGGCTAGTCATCATTGCGCTTTATCTACAGGCATGGCGATTTGTTCCCCAAGCGCGAGAACTCACGGCTCGATATGTCGTGAGTTTTTCAGTGGCGTTTTTGCTGTGGGTGCTGTCAATCGCGGTGCCAGAACCGGCTCGCTTTTGGATATGGGCAGTGGCCCTCTTCATCGAAATCAGCAACGGCCCCATTACCCACCTCACCATTCGCACTGTCCCGACCCACAAATCCCATATGGATGAGCGCTTTGGCTTATTCGTCATCATCGTCCTGGGGGAAGCCATGGTTGCAGTGGCGACGGGGGTTTCTGAAACAGACTGGCAATGGCCCAGTGTCTTGACGGGCATGGGGGGCTTTTTAACCGCCGTCAGCCTCTGGTGGATGTATTTTGAGCGCGCCGATGACTCAACCATTAACTGGGCTCTACGAGGGGGCAAACGCGCCCTGTTGCGGTCTTACATTTACGGCTATAGCCATGTGCTGGCCTTTATGGGCATTGTCGCTACGGGCGTGGGCATCCAGTTTGCGATTGAAGCCGCCGCTGGCCACGGGTTTATTGTTGAGGCCCGCACCGTTCTCTGCGGCGGGGTTGCCCTCTTTTTAACCGGGGTGACCACACTGCAGTGGGCTGCTCCCTGCTCCCTACCCCAGCGGGTGATAGTGGCGCGATCGCTCCTGGCACTCCTGGCACTTTGCCTGATTCCCCTCGGGGCAGTCATTGCTCCCTGGGGAATTGTATTGCTGCTGAGCCTGTCACTGACCGCCCTCAACCGATTCGACGGCATTCCCTTGTCGAGGGCTTAA
- a CDS encoding pyridoxal phosphate-dependent aminotransferase, whose amino-acid sequence MPFATRMARLGTESAFEYLAKAKQLEAQGQDIIHLEIGQPDFPTAPHICEAAYQAMQAGYTGYGPAAGLPELRSAIAEHIATTRQLSVQPNQVVVMPGAKPVIFFTILALVDPEDEVIYPDPGFPIYESVVNFVGAKAVPLPLQETVDFRFQLEELRARVSARTKLLILNSPQNPTGGVLTPEDLAAIAALAQQYDFYVLADEIYSRILYNPPHHSIASLPGMQGRTILLDGFSKTYAMTGWRLGYAVAPTAIAEKLTQLMINSNSCTCSFTQMAGVTALQGSQAIVEARVNEFRQRRDAIVAGLNQIPGITCLSPAGAFYVFPNVSQLPLGDRALADYLITEAGVAVLPGSSFGASGQGYLRLSYANSLTNLEHALENIDRAVRQL is encoded by the coding sequence ATTCCTTTTGCCACCAGAATGGCGCGATTGGGCACTGAATCTGCATTTGAATATCTGGCCAAGGCCAAACAGCTAGAAGCCCAGGGCCAAGACATCATTCACCTGGAGATTGGGCAGCCTGATTTTCCCACCGCACCGCACATTTGCGAGGCCGCCTACCAGGCCATGCAGGCAGGCTACACCGGCTATGGCCCCGCTGCCGGGCTACCCGAATTGCGATCGGCCATTGCTGAGCACATCGCCACCACCCGCCAGCTATCGGTGCAGCCCAATCAGGTGGTGGTGATGCCGGGGGCAAAGCCGGTTATCTTTTTCACGATTTTGGCTCTGGTCGATCCCGAGGATGAGGTGATTTATCCAGATCCGGGCTTTCCGATTTATGAGTCGGTGGTGAATTTTGTGGGGGCCAAAGCAGTACCGCTGCCCCTTCAAGAAACGGTGGATTTTCGTTTTCAACTCGAAGAACTGCGGGCCCGGGTCTCCGCGCGCACTAAGCTGCTGATTCTCAATTCTCCCCAAAACCCCACTGGGGGCGTGCTAACCCCTGAAGATTTGGCCGCGATCGCCGCCTTAGCCCAGCAGTATGACTTTTACGTTCTGGCGGACGAAATCTATTCCCGCATTCTCTACAACCCGCCCCACCACAGCATCGCCAGCCTGCCCGGCATGCAAGGGCGGACGATTTTGCTGGATGGCTTTTCTAAAACCTACGCCATGACGGGCTGGCGGCTGGGCTATGCCGTGGCCCCCACCGCGATCGCTGAAAAGCTGACGCAGCTGATGATCAATTCCAACTCTTGCACCTGCTCGTTTACCCAAATGGCAGGGGTCACTGCGCTGCAGGGGTCCCAAGCCATTGTTGAAGCGCGGGTGAATGAATTTCGCCAGCGCCGGGATGCGATCGTTGCGGGGCTCAACCAAATCCCTGGGATTACTTGCCTGTCGCCCGCCGGAGCCTTTTATGTATTTCCTAATGTGTCGCAGCTGCCTTTGGGTGATCGTGCCCTGGCTGACTATTTGATAACAGAGGCCGGGGTAGCGGTGTTACCCGGCTCGTCGTTTGGGGCCTCCGGCCAGGGCTACTTACGTCTGTCTTACGCCAACTCGCTGACCAATCTTGAACATGCCTTAGAGAATATAGATCGGGCCGTGCGGCAGCTTTAG
- a CDS encoding Uma2 family endonuclease, whose translation MVQALSQLVTFEEFIEWYPEHSEYRYELRRGTVIAMPKPKGKHSEVAGFLSGLLFLHIQQGKLPYFIPKECIIRAEGESGYEPDIIVLSTAAVTSEPSWESSSVITQGRSVQLVIEVVSSNWRDDYYFKLADYEALEIPEYWIVDYAALGGRRFIGNPKQPTLGVYTLVEGEYQVAQFRGSDRIQSPNFPGLTLTAEQVFAAVSE comes from the coding sequence ATGGTTCAAGCACTTTCTCAGCTGGTCACCTTTGAAGAGTTTATTGAGTGGTATCCCGAGCACAGTGAGTACCGCTATGAATTACGCCGGGGCACCGTCATTGCAATGCCTAAACCCAAAGGAAAGCACTCTGAAGTTGCAGGCTTTCTGAGCGGGCTGCTTTTTCTCCATATTCAGCAGGGCAAGCTGCCGTACTTTATCCCTAAAGAATGCATCATTCGGGCTGAGGGTGAATCGGGTTATGAGCCTGACATTATTGTGCTAAGCACTGCAGCTGTGACGTCAGAACCAAGCTGGGAGTCGAGTTCTGTCATCACTCAGGGGCGATCGGTGCAGCTGGTGATTGAAGTGGTTAGCAGCAACTGGCGAGACGATTATTATTTCAAGCTGGCGGATTATGAAGCGCTGGAGATTCCAGAATATTGGATTGTTGACTATGCCGCGTTGGGAGGGCGCAGGTTTATTGGCAATCCTAAACAGCCAACCCTGGGGGTCTATACCCTGGTTGAGGGCGAATATCAGGTAGCCCAGTTTCGAGGGTCAGACAGGATCCAATCCCCCAATTTTCCAGGATTAACGCTCACCGCAGAGCAGGTCTTTGCAGCGGTCAGTGAGTAG
- a CDS encoding Uma2 family endonuclease translates to MALFLDNASQTALSYQRHDATWQDYLAVRDSADVDWQKIAFNNGWLWVDMGKEGPNHASFSDLMTAIFFVWAFLHPDVVLQSYGRCLIEKPETQACAPDLVLYQGANIPRWQPGEPRRISSTRHRLPDLVGEIADTTLSVDLDEQKQLYATLAIPEYWVIDVKGKRLFAFGLTATGIYEPIQISQVLAGLPIALVEQTLERLTTETNTAAANWLMQQLQTQVSKDSQ, encoded by the coding sequence ATGGCCCTCTTTTTGGACAATGCTAGCCAGACGGCGCTCTCATATCAGCGCCACGATGCCACCTGGCAAGACTACTTGGCAGTGCGAGATAGCGCAGATGTTGATTGGCAGAAAATTGCATTTAACAACGGGTGGTTGTGGGTTGATATGGGTAAGGAAGGGCCAAACCACGCTTCTTTTAGCGACTTGATGACTGCAATTTTCTTCGTCTGGGCCTTTTTGCATCCCGATGTAGTGCTGCAATCCTATGGGCGTTGTCTGATTGAAAAACCAGAAACCCAAGCCTGTGCCCCAGATTTAGTGCTCTATCAAGGCGCAAACATCCCGCGATGGCAACCCGGTGAGCCCCGTCGCATTAGTTCAACCCGTCATCGCCTGCCAGATTTGGTCGGCGAAATTGCCGATACGACCCTGAGTGTAGATCTCGATGAGCAAAAGCAACTCTATGCCACCTTAGCGATTCCCGAATACTGGGTGATTGACGTGAAAGGAAAGCGGCTGTTTGCATTTGGCTTAACCGCAACAGGCATATACGAACCTATCCAGATTTCACAGGTGTTGGCAGGTCTCCCCATTGCCCTGGTGGAACAAACCCTGGAACGGCTGACAACGGAAACGAATACAGCCGCCGCGAATTGGTTAATGCAGCAGTTGCAAACCCAAGTTTCAAAAGATTCACAATAG